One Chryseobacterium indoltheticum DNA segment encodes these proteins:
- a CDS encoding NAD(P)H-binding protein, translated as MKALVIGASGATGKDLVNQLLHDKDFEEVNVFVRKPLSFTNEKLKTHVVDFEKYEEWKNLVKGDVAFSCLGTTLKAAGSKDGQRKVDFDYQYQFAKAAKENNVEDYILVSAYGANPKSKIFYSKMKGELEDAVKKLHFNKITIFKPGMLERKDSERTGEVLGSRIIKFANKLGLFESQKPLPTDILAKAMINSSKIKSNGYSSIKLGNIFCFAEKSNA; from the coding sequence ATGAAAGCTTTAGTAATCGGCGCTTCAGGTGCCACAGGAAAAGATTTGGTAAATCAACTTTTACACGATAAAGATTTTGAGGAAGTGAATGTTTTTGTAAGAAAACCGTTATCCTTCACCAATGAGAAGTTAAAAACTCACGTCGTTGATTTTGAAAAATATGAAGAATGGAAAAACCTAGTGAAAGGTGATGTCGCATTTTCATGTCTAGGAACAACTCTAAAAGCTGCCGGAAGTAAAGATGGACAGAGAAAAGTTGATTTTGATTATCAATACCAATTTGCAAAAGCAGCGAAAGAAAATAATGTAGAAGATTATATTTTGGTTTCTGCTTATGGAGCTAATCCTAAATCAAAAATATTTTATTCTAAAATGAAAGGTGAATTGGAAGACGCTGTAAAAAAGCTGCATTTTAATAAAATTACTATTTTCAAACCGGGAATGCTCGAAAGAAAAGATTCTGAAAGAACCGGGGAAGTCTTAGGAAGCAGAATTATTAAATTCGCCAATAAACTCGGTCTTTTTGAAAGCCAAAAACCTTTACCTACGGATATTTTAGCTAAAGCAATGATTAATTCTTCTAAAATAAAAAGTAATGGCTATTCTAGCATCAAACTTGGAAATATTTTTTGTTTTGCTGAGAAGAGTAATGCTTAA
- a CDS encoding porin family protein: MKKLILGIAVLSTSLAFAQTTTTTTTRSMSSSDVRFGIKAGMNVSSLSKNETLEDQGSKIGFNAGVFANIPVAESFSIQPEVLYSQYGDKYDYVVAGNRYSYANHLDYVTVPVMFQYNFIPNLYVEAGPEFGFMVSAKNKAKNETNNDVLAESGNYKDNFNTFNVGIGLGAGYYFTDNIGITARYVAGVTDIAKDRPANSDAVRNNAFQVGLAYKF; encoded by the coding sequence ATGAAAAAGTTAATTTTAGGAATCGCAGTTTTGTCAACATCTTTGGCATTTGCTCAGACTACAACGACAACCACAACTAGATCAATGTCTTCTTCAGATGTAAGATTTGGTATTAAAGCAGGTATGAACGTTTCTTCATTATCAAAAAATGAAACTTTAGAAGATCAAGGATCAAAAATCGGTTTTAATGCAGGTGTATTTGCTAATATCCCGGTTGCAGAATCATTTAGTATTCAGCCAGAGGTTTTATACTCTCAATATGGAGACAAATATGATTATGTAGTAGCAGGAAACAGATATTCTTATGCAAACCACCTAGATTATGTTACAGTTCCAGTAATGTTTCAATACAACTTTATTCCAAATTTATATGTAGAAGCAGGTCCGGAATTTGGTTTCATGGTTAGTGCAAAAAACAAGGCTAAAAACGAAACTAATAATGATGTATTAGCTGAATCAGGAAACTATAAAGATAATTTTAATACATTCAACGTAGGTATTGGTTTAGGTGCTGGATATTATTTCACAGATAATATCGGTATTACAGCAAGATATGTTGCAGGTGTAACAGATATTGCTAAAGACAGACCAGCTAATTCGGATGCTGTAAGAAACAATGCTTTCCAAGTAGGTTTAGCTTACAAATTCTAA
- a CDS encoding MmcQ/YjbR family DNA-binding protein, translating into MDANEILDYCLAKKGVTESFPFDNETLVLKVGIKIFLLMSLERQPLSINVKTDPEWSEELREQNPQITGAFHMNKTHWNSVSLDGLKRDLVLKMIDQSYDLVFKSLTKKAKEEILNLQL; encoded by the coding sequence ATGGATGCCAACGAGATTTTAGATTATTGTCTAGCAAAAAAAGGAGTGACAGAAAGTTTTCCTTTTGATAACGAAACTTTAGTTTTAAAAGTAGGAATTAAAATTTTTCTGCTAATGTCTTTAGAAAGACAGCCTTTAAGTATCAATGTAAAAACAGATCCCGAATGGAGCGAAGAACTTCGTGAGCAAAATCCACAAATTACAGGTGCATTTCACATGAACAAAACCCATTGGAATTCTGTTTCTCTTGACGGCTTGAAAAGAGATTTAGTTTTAAAAATGATTGATCAGTCTTATGATTTGGTTTTTAAATCATTGACGAAGAAGGCGAAGGAAGAAATTCTAAATCTTCAACTATAA
- the aroB gene encoding 3-dehydroquinate synthase → MITLLDENFSQLNQFLTEKSFSKIFILVDENTHEYCLPVLLGNLETDISFEILEIEAGEEMKNIQTANQLWEILTEMQTDRKALIINLGGGVTTDMGGFVASTYKRGIQFINIPTTLLSMCDASIGGKTGIDLMHYKNMVGTFSFPEQIYAYTRFLDTLPAKELKSGFAEMLKHGLIADKKHWEDLIKLQHLDPVGIEPLIPHSMEIKQEVVNADFHEKNVRKTLNFGHTIGHAIESLCLQSENPILHGEAVALGMICESHLSYLEGLISKEDSELIIENIQRYFCFIDLSGFKDEDIFNLLLNDKKNTDAKINFSLLSAIGSCIYDHECSNENIQKSINYYKTLSEF, encoded by the coding sequence ATGATTACTTTATTAGACGAAAATTTTTCGCAGCTCAATCAATTTCTGACCGAAAAATCATTCAGCAAAATTTTTATTCTGGTGGATGAAAACACACATGAATATTGCCTTCCTGTATTATTAGGTAATTTGGAAACCGATATTTCTTTTGAAATTCTGGAGATTGAAGCAGGTGAAGAAATGAAAAACATTCAAACTGCCAATCAGCTTTGGGAAATTCTTACAGAAATGCAGACCGACCGAAAAGCTTTAATAATCAATCTTGGTGGCGGCGTGACTACCGATATGGGAGGTTTTGTAGCTTCTACTTATAAAAGAGGAATTCAGTTTATCAATATACCGACGACGCTACTTTCAATGTGTGATGCATCTATCGGTGGTAAAACAGGAATCGATCTGATGCATTATAAAAATATGGTAGGAACATTTTCTTTTCCTGAGCAGATATATGCTTATACGCGATTTTTAGATACTCTTCCCGCAAAAGAACTGAAAAGTGGATTTGCCGAAATGTTAAAACATGGCTTAATTGCAGATAAAAAACATTGGGAAGATTTAATAAAGTTGCAGCATTTAGATCCTGTTGGGATTGAGCCTCTTATTCCGCATTCAATGGAAATTAAGCAAGAAGTTGTGAATGCTGATTTTCATGAGAAAAATGTAAGAAAGACTTTAAACTTTGGTCATACCATAGGCCATGCTATCGAAAGTTTATGCCTTCAAAGTGAAAACCCTATCCTTCATGGTGAAGCGGTTGCTTTGGGGATGATTTGCGAAAGCCATCTTTCTTATCTTGAGGGTTTAATTTCTAAGGAAGATTCAGAATTAATCATAGAAAATATCCAGCGCTATTTCTGTTTTATTGATTTGAGCGGTTTTAAGGATGAAGATATTTTCAATTTATTATTAAATGATAAGAAGAATACTGATGCAAAAATCAATTTTTCTTTGCTTTCAGCAATCGGTTCTTGTATTTATGATCACGAATGCAGTAACGAAAATATTCAAAAATCAATTAATTATTACAAAACATTGAGTGAATTTTAA
- a CDS encoding pseudouridine synthase, whose protein sequence is MSRDNNNSGRPKKPRSSTRNSDSPRSLKSGDSGSKPFKKSFPKAGERNSDSKRSDDTSYQARMNKKYSKTEQEPFITSSGEEKKTFGKSAPKRGGSRPNSFDVRDKYERGSLKYGRRPGTEGSDKDQDKAKSFVQQRRFKKVEKDVHKDTIRLNKYIANSGICSRREADELITQGLVEVNGKVVTEMGYQVEKTDKVVFDGQNITPEKPVYVLLNKPKGYISTTKDDKARKTVMDLVANASPYRVFPVGRLDRSTTGVILLTNDGHMTKKLTHPSFDSKKIYHVTLDKKLTNEDMKLIAEGIRLDEGIAEVDQISFIEGKPKNEIGIEIHIGWNRVIRRIFQRLGYEVEALDRVMFAGLTKKNIKRGHWRILTELEVNNLKML, encoded by the coding sequence ATGAGCAGAGACAATAATAATTCAGGGAGACCTAAAAAACCTAGATCTTCAACAAGAAACTCAGACAGCCCTCGTTCTCTTAAATCTGGAGATTCCGGATCAAAACCTTTCAAGAAGTCATTCCCTAAAGCGGGAGAAAGAAATTCTGATTCTAAAAGAAGTGATGATACAAGTTATCAAGCTCGAATGAATAAGAAATATTCAAAAACTGAACAAGAACCATTTATTACAAGTTCAGGTGAAGAGAAAAAGACTTTCGGTAAATCTGCTCCCAAAAGAGGAGGTAGCAGACCCAATAGTTTTGACGTTAGAGATAAATACGAAAGAGGCAGCCTGAAATACGGAAGAAGACCCGGAACTGAAGGAAGCGATAAAGATCAGGATAAAGCAAAATCTTTTGTACAGCAAAGAAGATTCAAGAAAGTTGAAAAAGACGTTCATAAAGATACTATTCGTCTTAATAAATACATTGCCAATTCCGGAATTTGCAGTAGGAGAGAAGCTGATGAGTTGATTACTCAAGGTTTGGTGGAAGTCAACGGAAAAGTAGTAACAGAAATGGGTTACCAGGTTGAGAAGACTGACAAGGTTGTATTTGACGGACAAAATATTACGCCTGAAAAACCTGTTTATGTGCTTTTAAACAAGCCAAAAGGTTATATTTCTACAACTAAAGATGACAAAGCAAGAAAAACGGTAATGGATTTGGTTGCAAATGCTTCTCCATACAGAGTTTTCCCGGTAGGAAGATTAGACCGTTCTACAACCGGAGTTATTCTTTTGACCAATGACGGACACATGACTAAAAAACTGACGCATCCATCTTTTGATTCTAAGAAAATTTATCACGTTACCTTAGACAAAAAATTAACGAACGAAGACATGAAACTTATTGCAGAAGGAATTCGTTTGGATGAAGGTATTGCAGAAGTTGATCAAATTTCGTTTATTGAAGGAAAACCTAAAAATGAAATCGGAATCGAAATTCATATCGGTTGGAACCGTGTCATCAGAAGAATTTTCCAACGTTTAGGATACGAAGTAGAAGCTCTGGACAGAGTAATGTTTGCAGGACTTACAAAGAAAAACATCAAAAGAGGTCACTGGAGGATTCTTACAGAATTGGAAGTGAATAATCTTAAAATGCTTTAA